The proteins below come from a single Metarhizium brunneum chromosome 1, complete sequence genomic window:
- the alg9 gene encoding Alpha-1,2-mannosyltransferase alg9 produces the protein MAPNPSPPQRNFEHPASSHAKKKRNGPYPIQPITAFYVFFAAGMIAALYAPIQDCDETFNYWEPAHYLSHGYGLQTWEYSPDFAIRSWLYVGLHSIVGSVSEFYFIRYGLAFVCALCQTVLFKVISLTMNGRIGMFFLISTVICPGNFHASASFLPSSFAMYMCMLGAASFMNWRGGIKTAHGIFWFAAAGILGWPFASALCAPYLLEEFVLVLFSDKDAFIESIIRFFRGVIAGLIVLFFDFLINLFFYKKIAVVSWNIVKYNIFSSTGGPDLYGTEPWTFYFKNLALNFNIWFVLALLALPLFLLQKVISPSGQGFQSGLRTVVFVTPFYMWLAIFTAQPHKEERFMYPVYPFLTLNASISLHIVLAAVGSTDPSTIAGKIPARLKLLAVSAVMLLALDVSLARLYGIYSAYSAPLRIYSRLWQSSHGQTPVGREEDIVCFGKEWYRFPSSYFLPRDMHAKFIRSEFRGLLPGEFSEAKIGFGFWSGTWLPTSGLNDRNEEDPGKYVDIRACSFLVDTQYPLRTEPLPPNEPDYIADKDTWEVVQCKPFLDAANTHILARTLWVPELEIIPEKFRRKWGQHCLIQRKRV, from the exons ATGGCGCCCAATCCTTCGCCACCACAGCGAAATTTTGAGCATCCGGCCTCAAGCCATGCTAAAAAGAA GCGCAACGGCCCCTATCCAATCCAGCCCATCACTGCGTTTTACGTCTTTTTCGCCGCTGGCATGATTGCAGCTCTTTATGCTCCGATCCAGGATTGCGACGAGACGTTCAATTACTGGGAGCCGGCGCACTACCTGTCCCATGGATATGGCCTGCAGACATGGGAGTACTCACCAGACTTTGCTATCCGGAGCTGGCTTTATGTCGGGCTTCATTCGATAGTCGGCAGC GTGTCTGAATTTTACTTTATCCGCTACGGCCTTGCCTTTGTTTGCGCCCTCTGCCAGACTGTCTTGTTCAAAGTCATCAGCCTTACTATGAACGGCAGAATCGGCATGTTCTTTTTAATATCGACTGTCATCTGTCCTGGAAACTTTCACGCCAGCGCGTCATTCTTGCCATCCAGTTTTgcaatgtacatgtgtatGCTTGGTGCGGCGTCATTTATGAACTGGCGCGGCGGTATCAAGACTGCACACGGGATTTTCTGGTTTGCTGCTGCAGGGATTCTTGGATGGCCCTTTGCCTCGGCACTCTGCGCTCCTTACCTTTTGGAAGAGTTcgttcttgtccttttcagCGATAAGGATGCTTTCATTGAGTCCATTATTCGGTTCTTCCGTGGCGTGATTGCCGGGTTGATAGTTTTG TTCTTTGACTTCTTGATCAACCTCTTCTTTTACAAGAAGATTGCTGTGGTCAGCTGGAACATTGTCAAGTACAACATCTTCTCATCAACGGGCGGCCCCGATTTGTATGGGACCGAACCTTGGACATTCTACTTCAAGAACCTGGCACTCAACTTCAACATTTGGTTTGTCCTGGCACTATTGGCACTGCCACTATTTTTACTCCAAAAAGTCATTTCACCATCGGGACAGGGCTTCCAGTCCGGTCTGCGTACCGTCGTGTTTGTGACGCCATTCTATATGTGGCTAGCCATCTTCACAGCACAGCCTCACAAGGAAGAGAGATTCATGTATCCAGTGTATCCGTTTTTGACTCTCAATGCCAGCATTTCTCTTCACATCGTCTTGGCAGCGGTTGGAAGTACTGACCCGAGCACGATTGCTGGAAAGATTCCTGCTCGACTGAAGTTGTTGGCCGTCAGCGCTGTGATGCTTTTGGCTTTAGATGTCAGTCTTGCTAGACTTTACGGCATTTACTCGGCATACTCTGCCCCGTTGCGTATTTACTCCAGACTGTGGCAATCTAGCCACGGCCAAACACCAGTGGGCAGGGAAGAAGATATCGTGTGTTTCGGAAAAGAGTGGTATCGCTTCCCCTCGTCTTACTTCCTGCCACGCGATATGCACGCCAAGTTTATTCGGTCTGAATTCCGCGGTCTTTTGCCTGGCGAATTCTCTGAAGCGAAGATTGGGTTCGGCTTCTGGAGTGGTACGTGGCTTCCAACGAGTGGCCTCAACGATCGAAATGAGGAGGACCCTGGCAAGTACGTCGACATCAGGGCATGCTCGTTCCTAGTCGACACCCAATATCCTCTGCGAACTGAGCCCTTGCCCCCGAACGAGCCGGACTACATAGCCGACAAGGACACGTGGGAGGTTGTCCAGTGTAAACCGTTCTTGGATGCTGCGAACACGCACATCTTGGCAAGGACTTTATGGGTTCCCGAGCTTGAGATTATACCAGAGAAGTTTAGAAGAAAGTGGGGGCAGCATTGTTTGATACAGCGTAAGAGGGTCTAA
- the cys-14_1 gene encoding Sulfate permease 2, translating into MALRRIPDLFVRKVLGINVTERYIAMPTDMDKQARDILDSADIYVEDEPSVAEWFKELAPSRRGAIEYVTSLFPSASWIQRYNLQWLAGDMVAGITIGLVVVPQALAYAALADLTPPYGLYTSFTGAVLYWIFGTSKDIVIGTTAVGSLLVGQVVNRVTLNTGDYTNEQVAHCLSMMSGAILLFLGLVRLGWVVEFIPYIPISAFVTAASITIMSTQIPTALGLPGVNTREPPYKVIIQTLKLLPQTQLDAAVGLSSIALLFGIRGICTQMEQRQPKRRRMWSFISSLRLTFTMLLYTLISYLANRSTAEGNAKFRIVGHIERGFQRAGVPRIEMNLVKQVLPELPAVAIILVIEHIAIAKAMGRLYNYTVNPSQEVVALGAANILSPFVGGYVCTGSFGASAVLSKAGVRTPLAGLFSAGVLILALYALTGVFYYIPKAALAGLIIHAVCNLLTPPRSLYKYWQLSPVEFLIWVVGVALAIFVSLEASIYAGAALSIVLVLVRLARTRGTFLGVVKAKRISAAKQNRPGQGHSACDKTCHAAPDAFIPLDRSGSINPDIKLESPYPGVFIYQLHEGFNYTNQAYHIDILAKYIEQNTQRLSDEGYEKESDRLWNDAGGRTRRPNSHLLPYLRAIVLDFGAVNHVDITSVQGLIDLRNQLDNYSAPDTVEWHFANVHNRWTRRALGVAGFGYPTAENPEAVRNWRPIYSIAATLSEKEGPFGDENRCVTDTDTDEERTRGTITAVAGYAKKLGRWEGSSRADNPRMAAIHGVNRPFFHGDLYSAVECAVTDAQSKNSSAIV; encoded by the exons atggcatTGCGACGGATCCCCGATTTGTTCGTTCGCAAGGTCCTTGGCATCAATGTCACTGAGCGTTACATTGCAATGCCaacagacatggacaagcaGGCTAGGGATATCCTCGACTCTGCCGACATCTATGTAGAGGACGAACCATCGGTGGCCGAGTGGTTCAAGGAATTGGCCCCTTCAAGGAGAGGAGCCATTGAATATGTTACTAGTCTATTCccgtcggcgtcgtggaTTCAGCGGTACAATCTTCAATGGTTGGCAGGAGACATGGTTGCTG GAATAACTATTGGTTTGGTCGTTGTACCTCAAGCATTAGCGTATGCTGCGTTGGCTGATCTGACGCCGCCATACGGCTTATACACCTCGTTTACGGGAGCAGTCTTGTACTGGATCTTTGGGACGTCCAAAGACATTGTCATCGGT ACAACTGCAGTAGGATCACTGCTTGTTGGGCAAGTGGTTAATAGAGTCACCCTAAATACCGGAGATTATACAAACGAGCAGGTGGCCCATTGCCTAAGTATGATGTCGGGTGCAATTCTTCTCTTCCTGGGCCTGGTGCGATTGGGCTGGGTGGTAGAGTTCATCCCATATATTCCCATATCTGCATTCGTCACCGCGGCaagcatcaccatcatgtcGACCCAAATACCTACTGCGCTGGGCCTCCCAGGCGTCAACACAAGAGAACCACCATATAAAGTCATAATTCAGACGCTCAAGCTTCTTCCCCAGACTCAACTCGACGCCGCGGTTGGCCTCTCTTCCATCGCACTACTGTTCGGTATTCGAGGGATATGCACCCAAATGGAGCAGCGCCAACCGAAGAGGAGGCGAATGTGGTCATTCATATCGTCTTTGAGATTGACTTTTACTATGCTGCTCTATACTTTAATCAGCTATTTGGCGAATCGAAGCACGGCGGAGGGGAACGCCAAATTTCGCATCGTGGGTCACATAGAGCGAG GCTTTCAGCGCGCCGGTGTGCCAAGAATCGAAATGAATTTGGTTAAGCAGGTACTACCGGAATTGCCTGCCgtggccatcatcttggtCATTGAGCACATTGCCATAGCGAAAGCTATGGGCAGGCTGTACAACTACACGGTTAACCCGTCTCAAGAAGTCGTAGCGCTTGGCGCTGCCAATATCCTCAGTCCATTTGTTGGTGGCTACGTCTGTACAGGATCCTTTGGTGCTTCTGCTGTCCTCTCCAAGGCGGGAGTCAGAACCCCCCTAGCGGGACTCTTCAGTGCCGGGGTCCTTATTCTTGCACTTTATGCCTTGACTGGAGTCTTCTATTATATCCCCAAAGCTGCTCTCGCTGGTCTCATCATCCATGCTGTTTGCAACTTGCTAACGCCTCCTCGTAGTTTGTACAAATATTGGCAACTCTCACCCGTTGAATTTTTGATCTGGGTTGTTGGAGTCGCTTTGGCCATATTTGTCTCGCTCGAGGCATCCATCTATGCGGGTGCAGCCCTCTCAATTGTTTTGGTGTTGGTTCGACTGGCTAGGACGCGCGGAACGTTCTTGGGAGTTGTAAAGGCTAAGAGAATTTCGGCAGCGAAACAGAACAGgcctggccaaggccattctgCCTGCGACAAAACATGCCATGCTGCACCAGATGCGTTTATACCGCTGGACAGATCTGGATCCATTAACCCGGACATTAAGCTTGAGTCTCCCTATCCTGGTGTTTTCATTTATCAGCTACATGAAGGATTCAATTACACCAATCAAGCGTACCACATTGACATTTTGGCCAAATATATCGAGCAGAACACACAAAGGTTGTCCGATGAAGGGTACGAGAAAGAGTCGGACCGTCTGTGGAATGACGCCGGGGGCAGGACACGCCGACCAAactctcatcttcttccataTTTGCGTGCCATTGTCCTTGATTTCGGGGCAGTGAATCATGTCGATATTACATCGGTACAAGGGCTCATCGACTTGAGGAACCAACTAGATAACTATTCCGCGCCAGACACTGTTGAGTGGCATTTTGCAAATGTCCATAACCGGTGGACGCGACGCGCTCTAGGAGTAGCGGGCTTTGGTTATCCAACTGCAGAGAATCCCGAGGCTGTCAGAAATTGGAGGCCCATATACAGCATTGCGGCGACGCTTTCAGAGAAAGAAGGGCCGTTTGGAGACGAGAACCGATGCGTTACGGACACTGACACTGACGAGGAACGGACACGAGGAACTATCACCGCAGTCGCAGGTTACGCGAAGAAGCTAGGGAGGTGGGAGGGTTCTAGCAGAGCCGACAATCCACGGATGGCTGCAATTCACGGCGTCAACAGGCCTTTTTTCCACGGTGATCTCTACAGTGCTGTGGAGTGCGCAGTCACCGATGCCCAAAGTAAGAACTCGTCGGCCATAGTGTAA